The Gordonia iterans DNA window GCATCACCCCGAGCGTCTGCAGGGTGATCGGGATACCGCTGGCGAGATTGAACGCTCCTGGGATGCCGAGCACCACGATCAGGGCGGCGAAGACCGCGGCCTGAGTGAGGTCGCTGACGGAGAACTTGAGAAAGCCTGGCACACGACAAGGTTAGGTCGCCCTGAGCGCTGGGGTGGTCGGCGGGGCCGACACGGGACTGTCAGCGCGGGTCGGCGAACTCCGTGAGCGCGGCGACCACGGACTCCGCATCGACCTCGACGTCCGCCAGGGCCGCGCGGAGGCCGTCGTCCAGTGCCGCGAGCTCAGCGGTCATCTCGGCATGCACCGACCGCCCCAGGTCGCTGAGGTGCACGTGCACTTTGCGCCGATCGACCAGACTGGGGCTTCGGTAGACCAGGGATCGGGTGACCAGCCGGTCGACGGCGCGCGTCAGCGACGCACCCGAGGAGAGACTCCGTGCGGACACCTCGGACATGAACAGACCCTCGCCGGCGCTCAGCGCATCCAGGATCAGCCACTCGTCGGCGGTGAGTCCGAACGCGCCGCCGACCGCCGAGGCGGCGACCTGCAGGCGGTGGCCGTGCAAGAGCAACGCCTTGAGAACGACGGGGGACGCGGGCGACGTGATCGTCGCGCCGCGGTCGTCGTGGACGTCGCTCATGACTCGCTCCCGTACGGCCTAGAAATATCGACTATTGAAATAGAATCATCTGAAAGCATACCCTGCGTGAGCGCGCTGTCATCGGTGAGCGGGATCGCCGTTCCCCGCAGACGTGACCGGAAGTGCAGTGACGGAGGTGGCCACGGTGCCGGAGAGTTCGGCAGCGGGCGCGGACGCGTTCCGGATCGGGATGGTGATTCCGCTGCAGGGTCCCGGTGGGATCTTCGGACCGTCGTGCTTGAGCGCCATCGGCACTCCGTGGAGGGGACCGCGATACTCACCGGCGGAGATCTCCTGCTCGGCCCGCTTCGCCTCGGCCATAGCTGCGTCGTCGCGGAAGCTGACGTACGCGTTGATGACGTCGTTCTCGGCGTGGGCGTATTCGAGGAGTCGCTCGGTGACCTCGACAGGGGAGACCTGCCGGGTGCGGATCAATTCGCCGAGTGCGGTCGCCGACTGGTTGAGAAGCTCGTCAGCCATGGTGATCGCCCCCGGGGATGTTGCGGAGCGCGATGTCCGCGTCCGCCGTGTCGACGGTGGTCAGGTCCCGCCGCAGTCCGGCGATCTGTTGCCAAGTGGATTCGATGCGGGCGAGTTCGCCGGCGTCGGGGTGGAGCCCCTTGGCGGCGAGCACGTCCTTGATGGACAGCGTCATCGTGTTCTCCGAACGTCAATGTCATTTGAAACTGTTCCAAATGGAACAGTTTCAAAATAGGTGAACTGGATCACGTTGTCCGGTGAATCGCGAAACCCGGTCGTGCGCGTGGCGGCGGGGTCGTGACCGATGGGCGGTTGACGGCACCGGTGCACGGGCCTAGCGTCGGCGCGATGGTGACCGAGAACGGGACGACCGCTGCGCGAGTGATGTGGTTCCGCCGGGATCTGCGGCTCGCCGATCATCCCGCGCTCACCGCGGCCGCGGACGGCGCCGACGTGGTGGGCCTCTACGTTCTCGATCCGCGACTGCTCGCCGCAGCGGGACCGCGAGCGCGACGGTTGGTCTCGTCGCTGGCCGCGTTCCAGGAGGCGACCGACGGCGCCCTGGTGATCCGGACCGGCGATCCGGAGGTGGTGGTCCCGCAGGTCGCCGCACAGGTCGGAGCCGGGCAGGTGCACATCAGTGCGGAGACGCGCCCCTACGGTCGCCGACGGGACAGCCGCGTCGGTCAGGCGCTGCGCGAGGCGGGCGTCGCACTGGTCGCGACCGGCAGTCCGTACGCCGTCACGCCCGGCCGTGTCCGAACCGCATCCGGTGATCCCTATCGGGTGTTCACGCCCTTCCTGCGGGCATGGCGCGAACACGGGTGGCGGCGGCCGCTGCCGCCTGCGACGGTCCGGTGGCGCCGGTCGGTCGAGTCCGAACGCCTGCCCGAGGTCGACGGTCTCCTCGACCGGGCAGGTGGAGCGGGCGAGGACGCGGCCCTCCGGCAGTGGGCCGGTTTCCTCCGGGGCGGCCTGCGACGATACGGGGACGAGCGTGATCGCCCCGACCTGGACTCGACCAGCCGGCTGTCGATTCCCTTGACCTACGGGGAAATCCATCCGCGTACGCTGCTCGCCGATCTCGCTGACCGCACGGACCTGTCCGGGCCGGCGGGGAGCGAATCGATCGACAAGTTCGTCACCGAGCTGGCGTGGCGCGAGTTCTACGCCGATGCGCTGTGGCATCGGCCCGAGGCGGCGTGGCACGACTATCGCGACCAGCTGCGTGCGATGGCGTACGACGACGATCCCGAGGCGGTCCAGGCGTGGAAGGCCGGCCGCACCGGGTATCCCTTCGTCGATGCGGGTATGCGCCAGTTGCAGGCCGAGAACTGGATGCACAACCGGGTGCGGATGGTGGTGGCCAGCTTCCTGGTCAAGGACCTGCACCAGTGGTGGCCGGTCGGTGCGCGTCACTTCCTCGACCATCTGCTCGACGGCGATCTCGCCTCGAACAATCACGGCTGGCAATGGGTCGCCGGCACCGGAACCGACGCTGCCCCGTACTTCCGTGTCTTCAATCCCGTGACGCAGGGCCGCAAGTTCGATCCCGACGGGCAGTACGTCCGCCGCTGGATCCCCGAATTGCGGCATCTGGCCGGGCCCGCCGTGCACGAGCCGTGGAAGCATCTCGACGGGTACGCGCACGGCTATCCGGCGCGGATCGTCGACCACGCCGAAGAACGAAGAGTGGCGCTCGATCGGTACGCGGCCGCACGCGGTTCGCGGTAGACGCCGACACTCAACCTTCTTCCAGGTGTCAGACCCCAGCGCCGATGAAGGGAATCGAACCCCGCATTCTCAGCTTGGGAAGCTGAGTGTCGGGAAAGCCCTGGCCCTAGTCTTCCAAACTAGCAACGCGGGGATCAGTGTCGTAACCCGGTGATTGCCCGGCGTGCGATCCATTCTGCGCTGGTGGAGGGCCGTCGTCGCTGAGTCGATTCCGCGCCGAGATCTTGCGGCCGCGGAGGGGGAGTCCCACATGGCATCGCCGAGTCTGTGTCTGCTGGCTCGCTTCGCTGCCCTGCCGGCTGCGGCGCCGGCGCGGGCAGCGAAGGCGGTGACGTCACGACACGGCGGTGCCTTCGAGCTCGACCAACTGGCCGGGGACGGCCAGGCGGGCCACGCCCAGCATGGTGCTGACCGGTGCGACGCCGGCCGCACTGAGGCGTTCGGCGAGCACCCCGTAGTGCGGCAGCAGGCCGTCGACGTCGGTGGTGTAGACGTTCAGGCGCACGAGGTGGGCGAGCGTCATTCCGGCCTCGGCGAGGACCGCTTCGAGGTTCTCGACGGCCAATCCGAGTTGGGCGGCCATGTCGCCGTCGTGCATCGGCACGCCCTCGGGGCTCATCGCGGTCTGGCCGGAGAGATACAGGATCCGGCTGGCGCCGGTGACCGCCTCGCCCTGGTTGAAGCCCATCGCCAGCGACCAGGTCACCGGGTTCACTGCTGTTCGGATTGCCGACATGTCCGTCTCCATTCGGTTCGTGAAGCACGACGCCCGGCCGTTCGGTTCCGGCCGGTGGAACGTCGTGCCGGGGAGCTTTCCGGCTAATCACGACAACCTGTGTCAGGTATTTCGGCGAGAATGATCGGGTGCGTGCGGATCGGTTGGTCGCCATGGTGTTGCTGCTACGGCAGCGGGGCCGGATGACGGCGCGCCAGCTGGCCGACGAGCTGGAGGTCTCCGAGCGCACGGTGCTGCGTGACATCGAAGCCCTGTCCACCGCGGGGGTGCCGGTGTACGCCGAGCGCGGCCGGCACGGAGGGTTCGCGCTGCTGCCGGGATTTCGCACCGAACTGACCGGACTGAATCACGACGAGGCCCTCGCCGTGTTCACGGCGGGAACCGGGCGAGGGGAGAAGGCTTTCGGCCTCGGATCGGCGCTGGCGGGTGCGATGCGCAAGGTCGTCGACGCGCTGCCTGCAGGGCACCGAGCCGGCCTGGACGATGCGGCACGACGACTCCTGGTCGAACCCGAGACCGACCTGCTCTCGCGGCGGCGCGAGACCGACGACGTTTCGGCCTCGGTGATGGGCGAAGTCCGCGGCGCCGTCCTGGCCGGTCGGCGGCTGCGCGTGCATTACGCTGCGCCGGAGAAGGACCCGCGCTGGCACACGGTCGACCCGATCGGGTTGGTCACCGTGCGCGAGCGGACCTACCTGCTTGCCACGAAGTCCGGGGCAGACCGCACCTTCCGGTTGTCGCGGATGGTGGCGGCCGAGGCGTTGGCCGAACCCGCAGAGCGGCCGGAACAACTGGACCTGGACCGCCTGTGGGCCGAGCGGTGCGCGCAGTTCCTGTCCGAGAGTCGTCTTCCGGTGACGGTCCGCGTGCAGCCGTCGAGGCGGGGAGAATTGCTCGACACGGCGAAGGCCGTCCGCGCCGAGAGCCCCGAACCGGACGGATGGGTGCGGCTGGACGTGACGTTCGAGGATCTGCGACACGCGCTCTGGGCGGTGTGGCAGCTTGACACCGGAGTCGAGGTGGTTGCGCCGGACACGCTGCGGGAGGCCCTTCGTGCGCGGGCCGCCGCCCTCACTGAGTGGTACCGCGATTGACGTCAGTCCCGGTGCGTCCGCCGGTACCTACTCCGGAGACGGTGCGGCAGCGAGCCCGGCGGCGCGGAGATCGCGAGCGATCCACTCGGGCACCGGTCGCCCGTCGATCAGGTGTTCGTCGACGAGTCTGTCCACCTGCTCGGGCCGGACGCGCCGATACCAGGCGCCGTCCGGGTAGACCGCGACCACCGGCGCGAGGGCGCACGGGAACAGGCAGCCGGTGACGGTGGTGAGGACGTCATCGTCGTCGAGCCCACGCTCGTCCAAGGCGCGGCTGAGCGCGGCCGCGGTCTCGCGGGCGCCCTCGACGCTGCACCTGGGTCCGCGGCAGACCAGGACGTGACGGGTGAAGGCCGGCACCTGCTCCCACGCCGGGGAGACGATCGGGGCGGTGGTGGTGCGGGCAGGCTTTCCGCCGTGCTCTATCGCGTGCTCGAGGAGGTCGGCGAAACCGTCATGCTCGGTCAGCAGCGGTGCCACGCGCACCTCGGGGGTCGAGGCGCCGGCGGGCCGCGTGCGCAGCCAATGTCCGACGATCCGCGCGATCCACGAGTCCTGCTTGGCATCGCCCAGGGTCTGGCCGCTGACCAGCAGAACCGATTGCGCCCCGGCCGCGGCGGCGTCGTCGAGCGCCTCGGTGATCGTCGTCTCCGAACCGCCGAGCACCGCGACCCTGAACTCGACCTCCGGGCGGGAGTCGCGCAACCGTCGGATCGCCCCGGTCAGGACCCTGGACGGGGCGTCGCCGCGGTCGGTGGGGGCGGTGACGATCACCCAGTCGGCCGTCATGGAATCCTCCGATTCAGGCCGATGGTCCGCTCCGGGCCCGGGATGGTCCCGCACAGCACCACCAACGGGGCGCCGGTGCGCGGGTGCTCGGCGATCTCGGCGTCGAGCCGGTAGACCTCGGCCAGTAGGTCGCGGGTCAGCACCTGCGCGGGCGGTCCCTCGGTGACGAACCGGCCGTGGTCGAGCACCACGAGGTGATCGCAGTACATGGCTGCGAGCTGGAGATCGTGCAGTGCGGCGACGACGGTGATCTCCAGCGACCGGAGCAGCGCCAGGACTTCCAGCGACGCAGAGGTGTCCAGGTGGTTGGTCGGCTCGTCGAGGAGCAGAACCTGCGGCCGTTGGACCAGCGCCCGCGCGATCTGCGTCTTCTGCCGCTCGCCGCCGGACAACGATTGCCAGGTCCGCGTGCGCAGCATCTCGATGCCCATGGTGGCCAGTGCGTCGTCGACCAGCTCTCGGGTGTCGACGCGACGGAATCGGCCGCCGGCGTGCGGGATGGTGCCCAGGTCGACGATCTGCTCGACAGTCAGCTCCGTCTCGGTGCTGGAGTGCTGTTCGACGGCGGCGACGACGCGGGCGAGCTCGCGGCGCGGAAAGCTGTGCACCTCCCGCTCGCCGACGAGGACGCGGCCGGTGTCCGGGCGCGTCCAGCGGGCGACGGTCGAGAGCAGGGTGGTCTTGCCCGAGCCGTTCGGGCCGATGAGCCCGGTGAACCGTCCCGCGGGAGCGGACGCGGAGATGTCGGTCAGGAGCCGGACGTCGCCGACGGCGTAGCCGACGCCGTCGAGGCGGATCGGCGGCGGAAGCGGGGCGGGCGTCGTCGAACTCACGCGGCGGCTCCGTGACGCCGCAGGATCCAGACGAACGCCGGTACGCCGATGATCGCGGTGACCAGGCCGAGGGGAAGCTCCTGCTGGTGCAGGACGCTGCGAGCGAGCACGTCGGTCCAGATCAAGAGCAGAGCACCGACCAGCGCGGCGACCGGAAGCATGCGGCGATGCAGCGGTCCGATGAGCAGCCGGGCGACGTGCGGGATCACCAGGCCGACGAAGCCGATGATCCCGGAGTTCGCGACGATCACCGCGGTGCACAGCGAGACCACGATGTACAACGTCCAGCGCGTGGCGGTGACGGAGATGCCGAGGCTGGATGCGGCGCGGTCGCCGAACGCGAAGGCGTCGAGTGTGCGGGCGTACGACCACACGACGGCGAGAGCGGCCGCCACCGTCACGACCACGAGGACGGTCGACGGCCAGCGGGCACCTGCCACCGAGCCGAGGGTCCAGCGCAGGACGGCCGCTGCGGCGTGCGGTTCGCTGAAATAGACCATCGCCGACGAGATCGCCGCGCCGCCCTGCGCGACGGCGACGCCGGCCAGGATCAGCCGGTTGGGCATGAGGGCGCCGGTGCGGGTCGTCGCGATGGCGAAGACCAGCGCGAGGGCGCCGAGCGCTCCGAGGAACGCTGCGACGGCGACCGGACCGAGCCCGGCGCCGATGCCGACGCCCATTCCGGTGACGAGGACCAGCACCGCGCCCACGGAGGCGCCGGACGACATGCCCAGGAGATAGGGGTCGGCCAGGACGTTGCCGGTCAACGATTGGAGGACGGCGCCGGCGACGGCCAGGCCCGCTCCCGCTGCGGCCGCGG harbors:
- a CDS encoding MarR family transcriptional regulator gives rise to the protein MSDVHDDRGATITSPASPVVLKALLLHGHRLQVAASAVGGAFGLTADEWLILDALSAGEGLFMSEVSARSLSSGASLTRAVDRLVTRSLVYRSPSLVDRRKVHVHLSDLGRSVHAEMTAELAALDDGLRAALADVEVDAESVVAALTEFADPR
- a CDS encoding amidase family protein; this encodes MADELLNQSATALGELIRTRQVSPVEVTERLLEYAHAENDVINAYVSFRDDAAMAEAKRAEQEISAGEYRGPLHGVPMALKHDGPKIPPGPCSGITIPIRNASAPAAELSGTVATSVTALPVTSAGNGDPAHR
- a CDS encoding cryptochrome/photolyase family protein — its product is MVTENGTTAARVMWFRRDLRLADHPALTAAADGADVVGLYVLDPRLLAAAGPRARRLVSSLAAFQEATDGALVIRTGDPEVVVPQVAAQVGAGQVHISAETRPYGRRRDSRVGQALREAGVALVATGSPYAVTPGRVRTASGDPYRVFTPFLRAWREHGWRRPLPPATVRWRRSVESERLPEVDGLLDRAGGAGEDAALRQWAGFLRGGLRRYGDERDRPDLDSTSRLSIPLTYGEIHPRTLLADLADRTDLSGPAGSESIDKFVTELAWREFYADALWHRPEAAWHDYRDQLRAMAYDDDPEAVQAWKAGRTGYPFVDAGMRQLQAENWMHNRVRMVVASFLVKDLHQWWPVGARHFLDHLLDGDLASNNHGWQWVAGTGTDAAPYFRVFNPVTQGRKFDPDGQYVRRWIPELRHLAGPAVHEPWKHLDGYAHGYPARIVDHAEERRVALDRYAAARGSR
- a CDS encoding RidA family protein; its protein translation is MSAIRTAVNPVTWSLAMGFNQGEAVTGASRILYLSGQTAMSPEGVPMHDGDMAAQLGLAVENLEAVLAEAGMTLAHLVRLNVYTTDVDGLLPHYGVLAERLSAAGVAPVSTMLGVARLAVPGQLVELEGTAVS
- a CDS encoding helix-turn-helix transcriptional regulator, translating into MRADRLVAMVLLLRQRGRMTARQLADELEVSERTVLRDIEALSTAGVPVYAERGRHGGFALLPGFRTELTGLNHDEALAVFTAGTGRGEKAFGLGSALAGAMRKVVDALPAGHRAGLDDAARRLLVEPETDLLSRRRETDDVSASVMGEVRGAVLAGRRLRVHYAAPEKDPRWHTVDPIGLVTVRERTYLLATKSGADRTFRLSRMVAAEALAEPAERPEQLDLDRLWAERCAQFLSESRLPVTVRVQPSRRGELLDTAKAVRAESPEPDGWVRLDVTFEDLRHALWAVWQLDTGVEVVAPDTLREALRARAAALTEWYRD
- a CDS encoding (2Fe-2S) ferredoxin domain-containing protein; its protein translation is MTADWVIVTAPTDRGDAPSRVLTGAIRRLRDSRPEVEFRVAVLGGSETTITEALDDAAAAGAQSVLLVSGQTLGDAKQDSWIARIVGHWLRTRPAGASTPEVRVAPLLTEHDGFADLLEHAIEHGGKPARTTTAPIVSPAWEQVPAFTRHVLVCRGPRCSVEGARETAAALSRALDERGLDDDDVLTTVTGCLFPCALAPVVAVYPDGAWYRRVRPEQVDRLVDEHLIDGRPVPEWIARDLRAAGLAAAPSPE
- a CDS encoding ABC transporter ATP-binding protein encodes the protein MSSTTPAPLPPPIRLDGVGYAVGDVRLLTDISASAPAGRFTGLIGPNGSGKTTLLSTVARWTRPDTGRVLVGEREVHSFPRRELARVVAAVEQHSSTETELTVEQIVDLGTIPHAGGRFRRVDTRELVDDALATMGIEMLRTRTWQSLSGGERQKTQIARALVQRPQVLLLDEPTNHLDTSASLEVLALLRSLEITVVAALHDLQLAAMYCDHLVVLDHGRFVTEGPPAQVLTRDLLAEVYRLDAEIAEHPRTGAPLVVLCGTIPGPERTIGLNRRIP
- a CDS encoding FecCD family ABC transporter permease, with product MLVAVLCALVVLSIAAGVVIGSVGLNLVEVASAVGSRLGLSTGVDPGTEYIVVDLRMPRVVTAAAAGAGLAVAGAVLQSLTGNVLADPYLLGMSSGASVGAVLVLVTGMGVGIGAGLGPVAVAAFLGALGALALVFAIATTRTGALMPNRLILAGVAVAQGGAAISSAMVYFSEPHAAAAVLRWTLGSVAGARWPSTVLVVVTVAAALAVVWSYARTLDAFAFGDRAASSLGISVTATRWTLYIVVSLCTAVIVANSGIIGFVGLVIPHVARLLIGPLHRRMLPVAALVGALLLIWTDVLARSVLHQQELPLGLVTAIIGVPAFVWILRRHGAAA